The Panulirus ornatus isolate Po-2019 chromosome 32, ASM3632096v1, whole genome shotgun sequence genome includes a window with the following:
- the LOC139759058 gene encoding intraflagellar transport protein 27 homolog isoform X1, with the protein MHVTVDEKGVTMNNIIRAKCIVIGDSTVGKTSVVQSFMSEGNLFPKNYNMTLGLDVVTKMINVPDTNSIVELYLYDCSGKEFYRNLVIRLSSQPSLLLLMYDVSLESSFNALTDLYDQIKSQAKGEAVKGVLFANKTDLTTRRLVSPKAGRELAQKLGLVYFEGSAKDQKGIEEPFFFLVNEWFKIYTDKTHTFRLLA; encoded by the exons ATGCATGTTACTGTAGATGAAAAGGGGGTTACAATGAATAACATCATTCGTGCAAAGTGTATTGTCATTG GTGACAGCACTGTGGGGAAAACTTCAGTAGTGCAATCATTTATGTCAGAGGGCAATCTGTTCCCCAAAAATTACAACATG ACTCTTGGATTAGATGTTGTGACGAAGATGATCAATGTTCCTGACACAAATTCCATTGTTGAATTGTACCTGTATGATTGCTCTGGAAAGGAGTTTTACAGAAATCTTGTTATTAGATTG AGCAGTCAACCATCACTCTTGCTCCTGATGTATGATGTCTCCTTAGAAAGTTCATTTAATGCTTTGACTGACTTATATGATCAG ATAAAGTCACAGGCTAAGGGAGAGGCTGTGAAGGGAGTCCTTTTTGCAAACAAGACTGATCTCACAACAAGACGTCTCGTCAGTCCCAAGGCAGGAAGAGAACTTGCTCAAAAATTGGGGCTAGTATACTTTGAGGGATCAGCA AAAGACCAAAAAGGAATTGAGGAGCCATTCTTTTTCCTTGTTAATGAGTGGTTCAAGATATACACAGATaagacacacacattcagactctTAGCTTAA
- the LOC139759058 gene encoding intraflagellar transport protein 27 homolog isoform X3, whose protein sequence is MSEGNLFPKNYNMTLGLDVVTKMINVPDTNSIVELYLYDCSGKEFYRNLVIRLSSQPSLLLLMYDVSLESSFNALTDLYDQIKSQAKGEAVKGVLFANKTDLTTRRLVSPKAGRELAQKLGLVYFEGSAKDQKGIEEPFFFLVNEWFKIYTDKTHTFRLLA, encoded by the exons ATGTCAGAGGGCAATCTGTTCCCCAAAAATTACAACATG ACTCTTGGATTAGATGTTGTGACGAAGATGATCAATGTTCCTGACACAAATTCCATTGTTGAATTGTACCTGTATGATTGCTCTGGAAAGGAGTTTTACAGAAATCTTGTTATTAGATTG AGCAGTCAACCATCACTCTTGCTCCTGATGTATGATGTCTCCTTAGAAAGTTCATTTAATGCTTTGACTGACTTATATGATCAG ATAAAGTCACAGGCTAAGGGAGAGGCTGTGAAGGGAGTCCTTTTTGCAAACAAGACTGATCTCACAACAAGACGTCTCGTCAGTCCCAAGGCAGGAAGAGAACTTGCTCAAAAATTGGGGCTAGTATACTTTGAGGGATCAGCA AAAGACCAAAAAGGAATTGAGGAGCCATTCTTTTTCCTTGTTAATGAGTGGTTCAAGATATACACAGATaagacacacacattcagactctTAGCTTAA
- the LOC139759058 gene encoding intraflagellar transport protein 27 homolog isoform X2 — protein MSRSSPPFVSGDSTVGKTSVVQSFMSEGNLFPKNYNMTLGLDVVTKMINVPDTNSIVELYLYDCSGKEFYRNLVIRLSSQPSLLLLMYDVSLESSFNALTDLYDQIKSQAKGEAVKGVLFANKTDLTTRRLVSPKAGRELAQKLGLVYFEGSAKDQKGIEEPFFFLVNEWFKIYTDKTHTFRLLA, from the exons GTGACAGCACTGTGGGGAAAACTTCAGTAGTGCAATCATTTATGTCAGAGGGCAATCTGTTCCCCAAAAATTACAACATG ACTCTTGGATTAGATGTTGTGACGAAGATGATCAATGTTCCTGACACAAATTCCATTGTTGAATTGTACCTGTATGATTGCTCTGGAAAGGAGTTTTACAGAAATCTTGTTATTAGATTG AGCAGTCAACCATCACTCTTGCTCCTGATGTATGATGTCTCCTTAGAAAGTTCATTTAATGCTTTGACTGACTTATATGATCAG ATAAAGTCACAGGCTAAGGGAGAGGCTGTGAAGGGAGTCCTTTTTGCAAACAAGACTGATCTCACAACAAGACGTCTCGTCAGTCCCAAGGCAGGAAGAGAACTTGCTCAAAAATTGGGGCTAGTATACTTTGAGGGATCAGCA AAAGACCAAAAAGGAATTGAGGAGCCATTCTTTTTCCTTGTTAATGAGTGGTTCAAGATATACACAGATaagacacacacattcagactctTAGCTTAA